One region of Salvelinus namaycush isolate Seneca chromosome 3, SaNama_1.0, whole genome shotgun sequence genomic DNA includes:
- the LOC120031023 gene encoding B-cell CLL/lymphoma 7 protein family member B-A-like, with protein MSGRSVRAETRSRAKDDMKKVMAVIERVRRWEKKWVTVGDTSLRIFKWVPVVDTKEKEKSKAVPVGAVRELNRFSTDPASENPHSSLLDFHDENSNQSSFSDVYQPKVDSSSNSSPQLSEPLSPKNLCDFRTDDSQPPTLGQEIMEDSSLPSELADEPPLLIKEDLLPLTAQEEEECSGAPPLKRVCFEQNSVLQSSPMMSSSMMT; from the exons ATGTCTGGACGCTCGGTTCGCGCTGAGACACGAAGCCGTGCTAAAGATGACATGAAGAAGGTCATGGCGGTCATTGAGAGGGTCAGAAGATG GGAGAAGAAATGGGTGACTGTCGGGGACACATCTTTAAGGATATTCAAATGGGTCCCAGTGGTGGATACAAAGGAA AAGGAGAAGAGTAAGGCAGTCCCGGTTGGGGCAGTCAGGGAGCTGAATCGCTTCTCCACGGATCCAGCCTCAGAAAACCCACACTCAAGTCTTCTGGATTTTCATG ATGAGAACAGTAACCAGAGCTCCTTTTCTGATGTGTACCAGCCCAAAGTGGACAGCAGCAGTAACTCCAGCCCCCAGCTCAGTGAACCTCTTAGCCCGAAGAATCTGTGTGACTTCCGCACAGACGACTCCCAGCCTCCCACTCTGGGCCAGGAGATCATGGAGG ATTCATCATTGCCAAGTGAATTGGCTGATGAACCTCCATTGCTGATTAAAGAGGACCTGTTGCCCCTCACTGCTCAG gaggaagaggagtgttCTGGAGCGCCACCACTGAAGAGAGTGTGTTTTGAGCAGAACTCAGTCCTGCAGAGCTCCCCCATGATGAGCTCCTCCATGATGACCTAA